The following proteins are co-located in the Flammeovirga kamogawensis genome:
- a CDS encoding SLC13 family permease yields the protein MPYLLLPLLRIDHFLPIGLEKWIVLFTVIVVVISLLREWGKPSTIFFISVVSLMLCGIVTAENLLKSMSNPSIATIIVLVIVTTHLYHTFNTEETLNSIIGKSKDPKLFLLKITTFAAFLSSFTNNTPVVAGLTPYVYNWCKKMGAHPSKLLIPLSFSTILGGMITLIGTSTNLVLNGFIETNKLPSLAYTDFLYLGLLVTFFGILYLVTFGYNLLPENKEVFDDAKAIAPEYLMALEVHRSSRTVGKKIVNTKIRDFEGAYLIEIHRNGEVITPIPDELIVRPKDQLMFMGQSENIMVIVNSDIGLDLPNHEDDSKIVEAVIPANSALSGKKLSKINFKETYDVELVAIHRNGQKVTGELDKISLQAGDMLLISAGDTFFSNISLYKEFYVLSTIENKKPTIKENHKWIYLGFLGVLIFLVASSIIELLSGAIFALAGLLLIKATTFDAINKELDLDLVVLLMSALTLGEAFISTGASHIVSTFFIKVFLPFGVIGVLIGLFLVTILLTSFVTNVAAIAIAFPIAYSLSQLLELPSTPFFVAIAFGASAAFLTPVSYQTNWIVYGPGGYRTKDFMKIGLPLMGIYCTICIAFIIFYYGLI from the coding sequence ATGCCTTATCTCTTGTTACCCCTTCTTCGAATTGATCACTTTCTACCAATCGGCCTCGAAAAATGGATTGTTTTATTTACAGTAATCGTAGTGGTTATCTCCTTATTACGTGAATGGGGTAAACCTTCGACAATATTTTTTATAAGTGTCGTTTCACTTATGCTTTGTGGTATTGTTACTGCAGAAAACCTTTTAAAATCTATGAGTAACCCTTCAATAGCTACAATCATTGTGCTAGTTATTGTGACTACTCACCTTTATCATACATTCAATACAGAAGAGACTTTAAATAGTATTATTGGAAAATCGAAAGACCCAAAATTATTTTTATTAAAAATTACAACTTTTGCCGCCTTTCTATCTTCATTTACTAACAATACCCCTGTTGTTGCAGGTTTAACACCCTATGTTTACAACTGGTGTAAAAAAATGGGCGCACATCCTTCTAAACTATTGATACCACTTTCTTTTAGTACTATTCTTGGTGGTATGATTACGCTTATCGGTACATCTACCAATTTAGTACTCAATGGTTTTATAGAAACGAACAAACTACCGAGTTTAGCCTATACAGACTTCCTTTATTTAGGACTTTTGGTCACTTTTTTTGGTATTCTTTATTTAGTAACCTTTGGATACAATCTTTTACCAGAAAATAAAGAGGTTTTTGACGATGCAAAAGCCATTGCTCCAGAGTATTTAATGGCCTTAGAAGTACATCGCTCATCAAGAACTGTTGGTAAGAAAATAGTTAATACAAAAATTAGAGATTTTGAAGGTGCATACCTTATAGAAATACATAGAAATGGTGAAGTAATTACACCTATTCCAGATGAACTTATTGTTCGTCCTAAAGATCAATTGATGTTTATGGGACAGTCAGAAAATATTATGGTAATTGTAAATTCTGATATAGGATTAGATTTACCTAATCATGAAGATGATTCTAAAATTGTAGAAGCTGTAATCCCTGCCAACTCAGCATTATCTGGTAAAAAACTAAGTAAAATCAATTTTAAAGAAACTTATGATGTTGAATTAGTTGCCATCCATAGAAATGGGCAAAAAGTTACTGGTGAGCTAGATAAAATTAGTCTTCAGGCTGGAGATATGCTCTTAATATCAGCAGGAGATACTTTCTTTTCTAATATCAGTTTATATAAAGAATTTTATGTTTTATCTACCATAGAAAATAAAAAACCGACTATTAAGGAGAATCATAAATGGATATACCTTGGTTTCTTAGGCGTTTTAATTTTCTTAGTTGCTTCTAGTATTATCGAGCTTCTATCAGGTGCTATTTTCGCATTAGCAGGTTTATTATTAATAAAAGCAACTACTTTTGATGCTATAAATAAAGAACTAGACCTTGATTTAGTTGTTTTATTAATGTCGGCATTAACCTTAGGAGAAGCATTTATTAGTACAGGTGCTTCTCATATTGTCAGTACATTTTTTATTAAAGTTTTCTTACCGTTTGGTGTAATAGGTGTATTAATTGGACTATTCTTGGTAACAATTTTACTTACCTCTTTTGTTACCAATGTTGCTGCAATTGCTATCGCTTTTCCAATAGCTTATTCTTTAAGTCAACTATTAGAATTACCAAGTACTCCTTTCTTTGTAGC
- a CDS encoding PAS domain S-box protein has protein sequence MKVSPEFRGTATIVVVNLLLLMSFVSFLRSSQSEKREVSEILLNQEYKIANFPTRAKEYIRTEDRKTLLQLKQEADKVLSQIIAMEKGNKITSSDKQGIMVLSTIGDSDLTHALDLYRKRFEDYYAQIDIMWDASIKSNTTVELQIRSQNQLARGRTKREIIEEGEDSDVVGKAIEFLERRNSSLLLHNRETRFQLEENIKKTKEKNLIFNGLLVILGVMLLLVQGAFFRNNLLIPVKLLRKNLEDFSGEKDSSDIGDIKIIEKRVNNLEDDFNRITTLIEHLGEKDFEANTDGLNVKLAESYDQARDTLIQLANEEFVSKWITEGLARTTETLNSEHFDSIEEMSFAFVRFVTRHLGALQGGVFLRLDQDSDKVVNQVASYAYGKKRFPQRKISTDEGLVGQVMLEKQYVYVEDLPEHYTAISSGLGEAAPRSIIIIPVVHGSDEVYGAVEIASYKSLSPHEQEYANAACERFGSAIAVYMMNENTRRLLKESMEVNESLKFKEESLVSKTEEMQEVQDKLSVKLNELSKESNLNKNILDAIGKTMAIIEFDLDGKIITANAMYLSVMGYKLEDIVGKYERVLVTTDEVNSMRYKLLWDSLSNGSFISGEYCRINKRGMEVWLNGTYNPIFGIDGKPYKIIQFAEFTTEQKAKDLTNAERLAAFGLHHPVLDLDLDGKIKAANSAFTDLLGFKRKDYRNMPIVEFFENAKDIRSFKRILRDIKAGTDAVQDFIFVDKNGITKICELNLFPLKTLGGDVQKIMLYMIDKTDQVHLEKKLSTESDAHLLLQNELITRNTIMDDVCMLLEVDLNGRVIKGNAMVEKWTGKSLENVIGTPVADMVTTSYQTAISTLLSDPNEKGVRSRMLEYATPRSRAFWGNSISSVVYQGDVPLKYLFIIFDVTDRVEREQGLTQEIERQKTKNTLFRMQQEGNNFSVVEQIFQDDSIDLSNDGWLEKLPFPSLLTDKEGIIIGENQSFNDLDLKTIKLIDIPDFLSEQQKQKLSSSVKNASLFEEKIKMQNINKTMLLLPLFGDGEHRMLVMIA, from the coding sequence ATGAAAGTAAGTCCAGAGTTCAGAGGTACCGCAACTATAGTAGTAGTCAACTTACTCTTATTAATGAGTTTTGTTTCCTTTCTTCGCTCCTCTCAAAGTGAAAAAAGAGAAGTGTCAGAAATTCTTTTAAATCAAGAATATAAAATAGCCAACTTCCCTACACGTGCAAAAGAGTATATCCGTACTGAAGATAGAAAAACATTATTGCAATTAAAACAAGAGGCGGATAAAGTATTGTCTCAGATAATTGCTATGGAAAAAGGAAATAAAATAACTTCTTCTGATAAGCAAGGAATTATGGTTCTATCTACAATTGGAGATTCGGACCTTACGCATGCATTAGATTTATATAGAAAAAGATTTGAAGACTACTATGCTCAAATTGATATCATGTGGGATGCTAGTATTAAATCAAATACTACAGTAGAACTACAAATAAGATCACAAAATCAATTAGCAAGAGGTAGAACTAAAAGAGAAATAATAGAAGAAGGAGAAGATAGTGATGTGGTTGGTAAAGCAATTGAGTTTTTAGAACGTAGAAATTCATCATTATTATTACACAATAGAGAAACACGTTTTCAGTTAGAAGAAAATATTAAGAAGACGAAAGAAAAGAACTTAATATTTAATGGTTTACTCGTTATTTTAGGAGTAATGTTATTACTAGTACAAGGTGCTTTCTTTAGAAATAATTTATTGATTCCTGTTAAGTTATTACGTAAAAACTTAGAGGATTTCTCTGGAGAAAAAGATTCGTCTGATATTGGGGATATCAAAATTATTGAGAAAAGAGTAAATAACCTTGAAGATGATTTTAATAGAATTACAACGTTAATTGAGCATCTTGGAGAAAAAGATTTTGAAGCCAATACAGATGGTTTAAATGTAAAACTTGCAGAATCTTATGATCAAGCAAGAGATACGTTGATTCAACTTGCAAATGAAGAATTTGTGAGTAAATGGATTACAGAAGGTTTAGCAAGAACCACCGAAACATTAAATAGTGAGCATTTTGATTCTATTGAAGAAATGAGTTTTGCCTTTGTCCGTTTTGTAACTAGACATTTAGGAGCATTGCAAGGTGGGGTTTTCTTAAGATTAGATCAAGATTCTGATAAGGTGGTAAATCAGGTAGCCAGTTATGCTTATGGTAAAAAACGTTTTCCGCAAAGAAAAATTTCTACAGATGAAGGATTGGTAGGGCAGGTAATGCTAGAGAAACAATATGTTTATGTAGAAGATTTACCTGAACATTATACTGCAATTTCTTCTGGTTTAGGCGAAGCTGCACCACGTAGTATTATTATTATACCAGTAGTGCATGGTTCAGATGAAGTATATGGAGCGGTAGAAATAGCATCATATAAATCGTTATCTCCTCATGAGCAAGAATATGCAAATGCAGCTTGTGAGCGTTTTGGATCTGCTATTGCCGTGTATATGATGAATGAGAATACTCGTAGATTATTAAAAGAATCTATGGAGGTGAATGAGAGCCTGAAATTTAAAGAAGAATCTTTGGTTAGTAAAACCGAAGAAATGCAGGAGGTACAAGATAAATTAAGTGTAAAACTGAACGAGTTATCTAAAGAATCTAACCTGAATAAAAATATATTAGATGCTATTGGTAAAACGATGGCCATTATTGAGTTTGATCTTGATGGTAAAATTATAACAGCCAATGCAATGTACCTCTCTGTGATGGGGTATAAATTAGAAGACATCGTAGGTAAATACGAACGTGTATTAGTAACTACAGATGAAGTAAATTCTATGCGTTACAAACTACTTTGGGATAGTTTATCAAACGGTTCTTTTATTTCTGGAGAGTATTGCAGAATTAATAAAAGAGGTATGGAAGTTTGGTTAAACGGTACTTATAATCCAATATTTGGTATCGATGGTAAACCTTATAAAATTATTCAATTTGCAGAATTTACAACCGAGCAGAAGGCAAAAGATCTTACTAATGCAGAACGTTTAGCAGCCTTTGGATTGCATCATCCTGTATTGGATTTAGACTTAGATGGTAAAATAAAAGCCGCAAACTCTGCTTTTACAGACCTTCTAGGTTTCAAAAGAAAGGATTACAGAAATATGCCTATTGTTGAGTTCTTTGAGAATGCAAAAGATATACGCTCCTTTAAAAGGATTCTAAGAGATATAAAGGCAGGAACAGATGCTGTACAAGATTTTATTTTTGTTGATAAAAATGGCATAACAAAAATATGTGAGCTAAATCTATTCCCTTTAAAAACTTTAGGAGGGGACGTCCAAAAAATCATGTTATATATGATTGATAAGACGGACCAAGTGCATTTAGAAAAGAAATTATCTACAGAATCAGATGCTCACCTACTACTCCAAAATGAATTAATAACAAGAAATACAATCATGGATGATGTTTGTATGTTACTTGAAGTCGATTTAAATGGACGTGTGATTAAGGGGAATGCAATGGTAGAAAAATGGACTGGAAAGTCTTTAGAAAACGTAATTGGTACTCCTGTGGCAGATATGGTAACAACTTCATATCAAACGGCAATTTCTACTTTACTTTCTGATCCAAATGAAAAGGGAGTGAGATCTAGAATGTTAGAATATGCAACTCCAAGAAGTAGAGCATTTTGGGGTAATTCAATTTCATCTGTTGTTTACCAAGGAGATGTTCCATTAAAATATTTATTTATAATTTTTGATGTAACAGATAGAGTTGAAAGAGAGCAAGGGTTAACTCAAGAAATTGAGCGTCAGAAAACAAAAAACACACTGTTTAGAATGCAACAAGAAGGAAATAATTTCTCTGTTGTTGAACAAATTTTTCAAGATGACTCAATTGATTTATCTAATGACGGTTGGTTAGAAAAGCTCCCATTTCCATCATTACTCACAGATAAAGAAGGTATTATAATTGGAGAGAATCAATCTTTTAATGACTTAGATTTAAAAACAATTAAATTGATTGATATTCCAGACTTTTTATCAGAACAACAAAAACAAAAATTGAGCTCATCTGTAAAGAATGCTTCTCTATTTGAAGAGAAAATTAAAATGCAGAATATCAATAAAACAATGTTACTGCTTCCTCTTTTTGGAGATGGAGAACATAGAATGTTAGTGATGATAGCATAA
- a CDS encoding NADPH-dependent FMN reductase, whose translation MKIVILSGSVRDDRHTHGVALHLCKRLSEVANVEAEVIDLKVWALPPLTNTLHENSPSNVKKLGAILDKADGIIFASPEYNGSYSSALKNAIDFYPKGTYQRKPIGVVSVSAGALGGIRAAQSLQLQILALMAYPIYRMLTVPMVQNKIDQSGLLIDPEFEKTMTAFVDEYLWFTEAIVAKKK comes from the coding sequence ATGAAAATTGTTATTCTATCCGGTAGTGTTCGTGATGATCGACATACACATGGAGTCGCTCTTCATTTATGCAAAAGGCTTTCTGAAGTTGCCAATGTTGAAGCTGAAGTTATTGATTTAAAAGTATGGGCTTTACCTCCGCTTACAAATACATTACATGAGAACTCTCCAAGTAATGTAAAAAAACTAGGTGCTATTTTAGACAAAGCCGATGGGATAATTTTTGCTTCTCCAGAATACAACGGAAGTTATTCTTCTGCTCTAAAAAATGCTATAGATTTCTATCCTAAAGGTACCTACCAACGCAAACCAATTGGAGTAGTAAGTGTTTCTGCTGGCGCTTTAGGGGGTATAAGAGCTGCACAATCGTTACAATTACAGATCTTAGCACTCATGGCTTATCCCATATACAGAATGTTAACTGTACCTATGGTTCAAAATAAAATAGATCAGAGTGGTCTTTTAATAGACCCCGAGTTCGAAAAAACAATGACAGCTTTTGTTGATGAATATTTATGGTTTACAGAAGCAATTGTTGCTAAGAAAAAGTAA
- a CDS encoding threonine aldolase family protein, translating into MKKTLASDNYSGTTPEIIEAIAKANGAHQGSYGADESTDAAVTMFKEMFREDIDVYFTMNGTGANVTALSSVCPSYGAVICSSVAHINVDECGAPEKFGGFKLLTVEKGNGKLTPEDIAPFMVNLGEQHWSQPKVISITQATEYGTVYTCEEIKALADYAHENGLLLHVDGARISNAAVSLGVSFKEMLLDTGVDFVSFGGTKNGLMFGEAVIFFNTTISENYKYVRKQGMQLLSKMRFISAQFVALFGTDLWERNAKHANKMAQKLASGLSKVTGVKITQEVEANGVFAIMPKEIIPALQEQSPFYVWDEQTHEVRLMCSFDTAEEEINAFLAKLDSLLLELA; encoded by the coding sequence ATGAAAAAGACATTAGCAAGTGATAATTACTCAGGCACAACTCCAGAAATTATAGAAGCAATTGCAAAAGCAAATGGGGCTCACCAAGGTTCTTATGGAGCAGATGAGAGTACTGATGCTGCTGTTACAATGTTTAAAGAAATGTTTAGAGAAGACATTGATGTGTATTTTACAATGAATGGTACTGGTGCTAATGTTACTGCATTATCATCTGTTTGTCCATCGTACGGTGCTGTAATATGTTCTTCTGTTGCTCATATTAATGTTGACGAATGTGGAGCTCCTGAAAAATTTGGTGGCTTTAAATTACTAACAGTAGAAAAAGGAAACGGGAAACTAACTCCAGAAGATATTGCACCTTTTATGGTGAATTTAGGTGAACAACATTGGTCGCAACCAAAAGTAATTTCAATTACACAGGCTACAGAATACGGAACTGTTTATACATGTGAAGAAATTAAAGCACTAGCGGATTACGCTCACGAGAATGGACTTTTATTACATGTTGATGGTGCAAGAATAAGTAATGCAGCGGTATCTTTAGGTGTTTCTTTTAAAGAAATGTTGTTAGATACAGGAGTTGATTTTGTATCGTTTGGAGGTACTAAAAATGGTTTGATGTTTGGCGAAGCAGTTATTTTCTTTAATACAACCATTTCAGAAAATTACAAGTACGTTCGTAAACAAGGTATGCAATTACTTTCTAAAATGCGTTTTATTAGTGCACAGTTTGTTGCTTTATTTGGAACAGACCTTTGGGAACGTAACGCCAAACATGCAAATAAAATGGCACAAAAATTAGCAAGTGGTTTAAGTAAAGTTACTGGAGTTAAAATAACACAAGAGGTTGAAGCAAATGGTGTTTTTGCCATTATGCCCAAAGAGATTATACCTGCTTTACAAGAACAGTCTCCATTTTATGTATGGGATGAACAAACTCATGAAGTGCGTTTAATGTGTTCTTTTGATACAGCTGAAGAAGAAATAAATGCTTTCTTAGCAAAATTGGATAGTTTGCTTTTAGAATTAGCATAA
- a CDS encoding T9SS type A sorting domain-containing protein, which translates to MKLYLIRTIVCIAALGLLCTSNIFAQCSGVPQGDWTETCTYTINSDVSVSSLNVKSGTLIIDLDVTYTYETTGNLTVKNGEILVIRGNLNVGGSFTNHGYIYVYGNVTIAGAAANQPGSSIKVGGNINITGSAVDHDVVRAGGTITSIHIFGDDDYTYVSPTDDDFLAYFPSFSLPVELSAFNVTKTEEVVAINWTTASEVNSAYFDVQRSTDKKNWETIERVKAQGNSDVSITYQVNDNIGNLREVYYRLYQIDLDGVVEIFGPLQIKNNSSNLKISTYPNPITSSEKLSILVEGMEFKETCSITIFDTKGKLILAIEHEAEIGSSIKTIDTTMLRQGLHFVKVNIGKESEVFKLLVSK; encoded by the coding sequence ATGAAATTATACTTAATACGAACTATTGTATGCATAGCTGCTCTTGGATTATTATGTACATCAAATATTTTTGCACAGTGTAGTGGTGTTCCTCAAGGAGATTGGACAGAAACCTGTACTTATACTATCAATTCGGATGTTTCAGTATCCTCTTTGAATGTAAAAAGTGGGACATTAATTATAGATTTAGATGTAACCTATACTTATGAAACTACTGGTAATTTGACAGTGAAAAATGGTGAAATCTTAGTTATAAGAGGTAATTTAAATGTAGGAGGTAGCTTTACAAACCATGGTTATATTTATGTCTATGGTAATGTAACAATTGCTGGAGCTGCAGCAAATCAGCCAGGATCTAGTATAAAAGTAGGTGGAAATATTAATATTACAGGATCAGCGGTAGATCACGATGTGGTTAGAGCAGGAGGAACGATAACATCAATTCATATCTTTGGAGATGATGATTACACTTATGTTTCTCCAACAGATGATGATTTTCTTGCCTATTTTCCATCATTCAGTTTACCTGTAGAATTATCTGCATTTAATGTAACTAAAACAGAAGAAGTAGTAGCAATAAATTGGACTACGGCTTCTGAAGTAAACAGTGCTTACTTTGATGTACAACGATCTACTGATAAAAAAAACTGGGAAACCATTGAACGTGTTAAAGCACAAGGAAATTCAGATGTATCAATTACTTACCAAGTGAATGATAATATTGGCAATTTAAGGGAAGTATACTACCGTTTGTATCAAATAGATTTAGATGGAGTAGTAGAAATTTTCGGTCCTTTACAGATTAAAAACAATTCTTCAAATTTAAAAATTAGTACCTATCCTAACCCAATTACTTCATCAGAAAAACTATCTATTTTAGTTGAAGGAATGGAATTTAAAGAAACCTGTTCAATTACTATTTTTGATACCAAAGGTAAATTAATTTTAGCTATTGAACATGAAGCTGAAATAGGAAGTTCTATAAAGACTATCGATACTACTATGTTGAGACAAGGATTACACTTTGTAAAAGTGAACATCGGTAAAGAAAGTGAAGTATTTAAATTACTCGTTTCAAAATAA
- a CDS encoding DUF4199 domain-containing protein gives MKIAIKYGTLMFLGYFLLFAIMKFLNLYHIIELRALNFIIHSTGVFYALKEYQKASPENFGYVSGFVEGMRTTLIGAIPFALFMVVYLTFIEPEFLSYLQEYALHGAYITTGKLFLGLCMEAVGSGVLISYLVMRYTVMLASEKV, from the coding sequence ATGAAAATAGCAATCAAATACGGAACATTGATGTTCTTGGGTTATTTTTTACTTTTTGCCATCATGAAGTTCCTAAACCTATACCATATTATTGAGTTAAGAGCCCTGAATTTTATTATACATTCTACAGGTGTTTTTTATGCATTAAAAGAATATCAAAAAGCATCACCAGAAAATTTCGGTTATGTATCAGGGTTTGTAGAAGGTATGAGAACTACTCTAATTGGTGCAATCCCTTTTGCTTTATTTATGGTAGTATATCTCACTTTTATAGAGCCAGAATTTTTAAGTTACTTACAAGAATATGCACTTCATGGAGCATATATTACAACCGGGAAATTATTTCTTGGTTTGTGCATGGAAGCCGTAGGATCTGGAGTATTGATATCTTACCTCGTTATGAGATACACTGTAATGTTAGCTTCTGAAAAAGTATAA
- a CDS encoding T9SS type A sorting domain-containing protein: MTKFYCNLFIVLILNFICLGNAFGADLPNGDYIYADGESIVGSLFETAATDGINNDYDLVSSLDAGTDNIAFRSTSFTQRTLTVRDGAIVVLKANQILFSYVEIVIEEGGTLTIDGDLNISDQSDMQIDGTLIITGDLSISDTAGSGGDANQNIGGPEVDNEFNFGCLCFIEVNDPGLQLRGSGTIDLGGDFNSGTVTADQVDEIFNFDCTKLNSNSSPELACTDISLPVSLTYFESFIENNTVALEWETASEQNASHFDIQRSIDRKNWKTLGTVQAAGNSNAAILYEFIDEAPIAKAFYRLHQVDFDGANEYFGPLYVKLDGVEENFKVVIMPNHAQKGEKIQLQAIGVQEGGDLSIKVFNAHGHLVYEDKQEQISSSSLLMPLEISDRLGTGMYYVVVQSGKEVVKEKLLMK, translated from the coding sequence ATGACTAAATTTTACTGTAACTTATTTATTGTTCTTATACTTAATTTTATTTGTCTTGGGAATGCTTTTGGTGCTGATTTACCAAATGGAGATTATATTTACGCTGATGGTGAAAGTATAGTCGGGTCACTTTTTGAAACTGCAGCGACTGATGGAATTAATAATGATTATGATCTTGTATCTTCATTAGATGCAGGTACTGATAATATAGCATTTAGATCAACATCATTTACTCAGAGAACTTTAACAGTTAGAGATGGAGCAATAGTTGTTTTAAAAGCTAATCAAATTTTATTTTCTTATGTAGAAATAGTAATCGAAGAAGGTGGTACATTAACGATAGATGGAGACTTAAATATCTCGGACCAATCAGATATGCAAATTGATGGAACTTTAATTATTACTGGTGATTTAAGTATCTCAGATACTGCTGGATCTGGAGGAGATGCAAATCAAAATATAGGTGGACCTGAAGTTGATAACGAATTCAATTTCGGTTGTTTATGTTTTATTGAAGTTAATGATCCAGGTTTACAGCTAAGAGGAAGTGGTACTATAGATTTAGGAGGTGATTTTAATTCAGGAACAGTAACTGCTGATCAAGTTGATGAAATATTTAATTTTGATTGTACAAAATTAAATAGTAATTCGAGTCCAGAATTAGCTTGTACTGATATTAGTCTCCCAGTATCCCTAACCTACTTCGAATCTTTCATAGAAAACAACACAGTAGCTTTAGAATGGGAAACAGCTTCAGAGCAAAATGCGTCTCACTTCGATATTCAGCGTTCAATAGATAGAAAAAACTGGAAAACGTTAGGTACAGTACAAGCAGCAGGTAATTCTAATGCAGCAATCTTATATGAGTTTATAGATGAAGCACCTATAGCAAAAGCATTCTACCGTTTACATCAAGTAGATTTTGATGGAGCGAATGAATATTTTGGTCCTTTATATGTGAAATTAGATGGCGTTGAAGAAAACTTTAAAGTTGTGATAATGCCAAATCATGCTCAAAAAGGAGAGAAAATTCAGTTGCAAGCAATTGGTGTACAAGAAGGTGGAGACCTTTCTATTAAGGTATTCAACGCTCATGGGCATTTAGTTTATGAAGATAAACAAGAACAAATTTCTTCGTCATCGTTATTAATGCCTTTAGAAATTTCTGATAGACTAGGGACAGGCATGTATTATGTAGTTGTACAGTCTGGAAAAGAAGTAGTAAAAGAAAAATTATTGATGAAATAA
- a CDS encoding T9SS type A sorting domain-containing protein: MKRFYLFLLLGILCSLTQLSYGQCSNLVTNFTSDASFTTSTECIINNNLTLESNSSDRKIEVNSNGSNIAVTIDMDNNTLTFWTGSWSGLTPNYGVNITVADGDTLTINGNLYLNTKSSLTINGTLKVTGNIDTNDFLSDAGTDNIAIEVGASGMIAVSGSADFGRSSSVNSANIYIGEELDNRSKSGNFSTANVGSDPFGTPSITFKKSSVETSEITIDFFNKDQHVDGVYTEGAESFCSKLLDSLQIDKASGWYGKEIQFLFQGFDRTELDTSNVENVTITSIAQLENVIHSVIWKINNADIKAELGKYHRSEKDSLLRSKDMDAEKLSDVYSYFTDSSRTIQVVFVDDNDGHVLDSRHHSNSRMMSVPDVSVNGNSGDLPVTLTQFTANATEDNTVLLEWGTASEQNASHFEVQRSVDNKNWETLDRVEAAGNSNVLIYYDFIDEFPLPQAYYRLHQVDFDGITEIFGPIKVNLSKEVGQAFTSKIYPNDIIGDQKVQILVEGLSIGNNLEINVYNKSGNLILKEASNNLLSEAFVKPFDLPSNLPSGMYYVVVKSGKEIARNKIIIR, translated from the coding sequence ATGAAACGTTTTTACCTCTTTCTGTTACTTGGAATATTATGTAGTCTTACTCAATTAAGTTATGGACAATGTTCAAACTTAGTGACAAATTTTACTTCAGATGCTAGTTTCACTACTTCAACAGAATGTATAATAAATAATAATTTAACATTAGAAAGTAACAGTAGTGATAGAAAGATAGAAGTTAACAGTAATGGGAGCAATATTGCTGTAACAATTGATATGGATAATAACACTTTAACTTTTTGGACTGGATCATGGAGTGGTTTGACACCTAATTATGGAGTGAATATTACAGTAGCAGATGGAGATACATTAACGATAAATGGGAACCTATATTTAAATACTAAATCAAGTTTAACAATTAACGGAACTTTAAAAGTAACAGGAAATATTGATACTAATGATTTTTTATCAGATGCAGGTACAGATAATATTGCTATAGAAGTAGGAGCTTCAGGGATGATTGCAGTCTCGGGTAGTGCAGATTTTGGAAGATCTTCTAGTGTAAACTCTGCAAATATCTATATAGGGGAGGAACTAGATAATAGAAGCAAGTCTGGTAATTTTTCAACTGCTAATGTAGGATCAGACCCTTTCGGAACTCCCTCAATTACCTTTAAAAAATCTAGTGTGGAGACTTCAGAAATTACAATCGACTTTTTTAATAAAGATCAACATGTTGATGGAGTTTATACTGAAGGGGCAGAAAGCTTTTGTTCAAAATTATTAGATTCTTTACAAATAGATAAAGCTTCTGGTTGGTATGGGAAAGAAATACAATTTTTATTTCAAGGTTTTGATCGTACTGAACTAGATACTTCTAATGTCGAGAATGTAACGATAACATCTATCGCACAATTAGAAAATGTAATACATTCTGTTATTTGGAAAATAAATAATGCTGATATTAAAGCTGAATTAGGTAAATACCATCGTTCTGAAAAAGATTCTTTATTAAGGTCAAAAGATATGGATGCAGAGAAACTAAGTGATGTTTACTCTTACTTTACAGATTCTTCTAGAACAATTCAGGTAGTGTTTGTCGATGATAACGATGGGCATGTATTGGATAGTAGACACCATTCAAATAGTAGAATGATGTCTGTACCAGATGTGTCTGTTAATGGTAACTCAGGCGACCTTCCGGTAACACTTACACAGTTTACAGCAAATGCAACAGAAGACAACACCGTACTTTTAGAATGGGGTACGGCTTCAGAACAAAATGCGTCTCATTTTGAGGTACAACGTTCTGTAGATAATAAGAATTGGGAAACATTAGATAGAGTAGAAGCAGCAGGTAATTCAAACGTTCTTATTTATTATGATTTTATTGATGAGTTTCCATTACCGCAAGCATATTATAGATTGCATCAAGTAGATTTTGATGGAATAACAGAAATTTTTGGGCCTATTAAAGTGAACCTTTCTAAAGAAGTAGGACAAGCTTTTACATCTAAAATTTATCCTAATGATATTATTGGAGATCAGAAAGTACAAATTTTAGTAGAAGGTTTATCAATTGGAAATAATTTAGAGATTAATGTTTATAATAAATCTGGGAATTTAATACTAAAAGAAGCAAGTAATAATTTGCTTTCAGAAGCATTTGTAAAACCATTCGATTTACCCTCAAACCTACCTTCGGGAATGTATTATGTTGTAGTGAAATCGGGTAAGGAAATAGCAAGAAATAAAATTATAATTAGGTAA